Proteins co-encoded in one Flavobacteriaceae bacterium MAR_2009_75 genomic window:
- a CDS encoding adenylyltransferase/sulfurtransferase — protein sequence MLERYQRQVILSDFGAEAQNKLINSKVLVIGGGGLGIPVLMYLNAMGAGTIGIVDNDVVSESNLHRQVLFSESDVGRPKVEVLGEKLRKQNSTTNIIEHSTFLVKENAIELISAYDLVVDASDNFPTRYLVNDACVVLGKPFVYGALHGFEGQVSVFNYNEGPTYRCLFPNMPKNDEVPNCNENGVLGILPGIIGNLQALEAIKVLTDVGEVLSGQLLLFNGLSNSFKRIKFGARPENQKIVVLNNNYELDCPVAVKDVDPADFLEMSVEHQLQLIDVRTEKEFNRNHLPFAKNIPLNELEERYEEIDFTVSIYCICQSGVRSKKAIAKLQSLMPDVNLINVAGGMNQMPKHAPKY from the coding sequence ATGCTGGAGCGCTATCAACGTCAAGTGATTTTATCCGATTTTGGTGCTGAGGCACAGAACAAACTGATAAATTCTAAGGTATTGGTTATTGGTGGTGGAGGTTTGGGTATTCCCGTGTTGATGTACCTTAATGCCATGGGAGCAGGTACAATAGGTATTGTGGACAATGATGTGGTTTCAGAGTCGAATTTACACCGTCAGGTCTTGTTTTCGGAAAGTGATGTGGGCAGACCCAAAGTTGAGGTTTTGGGTGAAAAGCTACGCAAGCAAAATTCGACAACGAATATAATCGAGCACTCGACTTTTCTAGTCAAAGAGAATGCTATAGAGTTGATTTCGGCATATGATTTAGTAGTCGATGCGTCCGATAATTTTCCAACGAGGTATTTAGTTAACGACGCTTGTGTAGTTCTAGGAAAGCCTTTTGTTTACGGAGCCTTACATGGTTTTGAAGGGCAGGTGAGTGTTTTCAATTATAATGAAGGGCCGACGTATAGATGCCTCTTTCCGAATATGCCCAAAAATGATGAAGTTCCCAATTGTAACGAAAATGGTGTTTTGGGTATTTTACCGGGCATCATTGGAAATTTACAGGCGCTAGAAGCGATAAAGGTACTTACCGATGTGGGCGAGGTGCTATCCGGTCAATTATTATTATTTAATGGTTTGAGCAATTCATTTAAAAGGATAAAATTTGGAGCTCGACCTGAAAATCAAAAGATAGTTGTGTTAAATAACAATTATGAATTGGACTGTCCAGTGGCTGTGAAAGACGTCGACCCTGCAGATTTTTTAGAAATGTCTGTTGAACATCAGCTTCAGCTCATCGATGTTCGTACAGAGAAAGAGTTTAACAGAAACCACCTGCCTTTCGCCAAAAATATTCCGTTAAATGAATTGGAAGAGCGCTATGAAGAGATTGACTTTACTGTTTCGATTTATTGTATCTGTCAATCGGGGGTGAGAAGTAAAAAGGCAATAGCTAAGTTACAGTCTTTAATGCCAGATGTTAATTTAATTAATGTTGCCGGCGGAATGAACCAAATGCCAAAGCATGCTCCTAAGTATTGA
- a CDS encoding molybdenum cofactor guanylyltransferase, whose product MIIGPELYGLVLAGGKSTRMGKDKGLIPYHGMPQRDYLYHLLSRVCEKTYVSVRSDQKDGISDDFETIVDENEYRGPFNGLLSAYKRHSDVAWLVLACDLPIINLQSLQELIAARNPNVLATTFAQKENPLPEPLCAIWEPKAFKSSIDYLNTGNGTCPRKFLINNEVKLVFPTDPNVLLNANSEEEYKEAIVKLSLE is encoded by the coding sequence ATGATTATAGGTCCTGAATTATACGGCTTAGTGCTGGCGGGGGGCAAAAGTACCCGAATGGGGAAGGACAAAGGTCTGATACCCTATCACGGTATGCCCCAACGAGATTACTTGTATCATTTGCTGAGCAGGGTTTGCGAAAAAACCTATGTAAGCGTACGATCAGATCAAAAAGATGGAATTTCTGATGATTTTGAAACCATTGTAGATGAAAACGAATATAGAGGCCCGTTTAACGGACTTTTATCCGCATATAAAAGGCATTCAGACGTGGCTTGGCTCGTATTGGCATGTGATCTTCCCATAATAAATTTGCAATCACTACAAGAATTAATTGCTGCACGTAATCCTAATGTTTTGGCTACAACTTTTGCGCAAAAAGAAAACCCGCTACCAGAGCCTTTATGTGCAATTTGGGAACCCAAGGCTTTTAAAAGTTCAATAGACTATCTAAATACGGGCAACGGTACCTGCCCTCGAAAATTTTTAATCAATAATGAGGTTAAATTGGTTTTTCCGACAGATCCCAACGTTTTGTTAAACGCCAATTCTGAAGAAGAATACAAAGAGGCTATCGTTAAATTATCTTTGGAATAA
- a CDS encoding cyclic pyranopterin monophosphate synthase subunit MoaC, with protein sequence MNKLSHIDDSGNATMVDVSEKKITARLAVASGRVLFPPSVFETLAQQDFLGKKGSIIHTAVISGIQAVKKTSDLIPLCHQINLSKVNIDITPQNNSLEIVCTVKCSERTGVEMEALTGVSVSALTIYDMCKALSHDIVIDKIMLKEKTGGKNDYRS encoded by the coding sequence ATGAACAAGCTTTCACATATTGATGATTCAGGCAATGCGACAATGGTCGATGTGTCTGAAAAAAAGATTACGGCTCGATTGGCCGTTGCCTCTGGACGGGTCCTGTTTCCGCCATCGGTGTTTGAAACATTGGCCCAACAAGATTTTTTGGGCAAGAAGGGAAGCATAATACATACCGCCGTAATCTCGGGAATTCAGGCAGTAAAAAAAACTTCTGATTTGATACCTTTATGTCATCAAATCAATCTATCTAAAGTAAACATTGACATTACGCCGCAAAACAACAGTCTCGAAATCGTGTGTACTGTCAAATGCAGCGAACGAACGGGAGTTGAAATGGAGGCCTTGACCGGTGTGTCAGTTAGTGCCTTGACGATTTATGATATGTGTAAGGCATTGTCGCACGACATTGTGATCGATAAAATAATGTTGAAAGAGAAAACGGGAGGCAAGAATGATTATAGGTCCTGA
- a CDS encoding cyclic pyranopterin monophosphate synthase subunit MoaA has product MLIDNHNREINYVRLAVTDRCNLRCNYCMPAEGINFVKNDKLFTIDELSRLSEILVSQGVDKIRITGGEPFVRKDLMVLFRKLSSLKKLNDISVTTNATLIGPYIDELKELGVKNINVSMDAINRETFERITRRNQYDTVYNNMVRLITEGFNVRINFIALEGQNTEDILPMLELTKHYNVSVRFLEEMPFNGGSKKFQSIAWDYKRILDYIKEKHPDYYKLESPKTSTSMNYKIPGFKGTFGVIPSFSRTFCGTCNRLRISATGDVITCLYAKPSMNIRDILRSNDSEVKVIEQILKAIGSRAKTGFEAQQKYQGVFDNSMTSIGG; this is encoded by the coding sequence ATGCTGATAGACAATCACAATAGAGAGATTAACTATGTGAGACTGGCGGTGACGGATCGCTGTAACTTGCGGTGCAATTACTGTATGCCGGCCGAGGGCATTAATTTCGTGAAAAACGATAAGCTTTTTACTATCGACGAATTGTCGAGACTCAGTGAAATTCTGGTATCACAAGGTGTCGACAAAATTCGTATTACTGGCGGTGAGCCCTTTGTTCGTAAAGACTTGATGGTTCTTTTTCGAAAGCTTTCAAGCTTGAAAAAGCTTAATGACATTTCGGTGACTACCAATGCTACCTTGATAGGCCCGTATATAGATGAACTGAAAGAACTTGGTGTGAAAAACATCAATGTTAGTATGGATGCTATCAATCGCGAAACCTTTGAGCGTATAACCCGCCGTAATCAATATGATACGGTGTATAACAATATGGTACGTTTGATTACCGAAGGCTTCAACGTGCGTATCAATTTTATTGCGCTGGAAGGTCAAAATACCGAAGATATCTTACCAATGCTCGAGTTGACCAAACACTATAATGTCTCTGTACGATTTTTAGAGGAAATGCCATTTAATGGCGGAAGCAAAAAGTTTCAGTCTATCGCTTGGGACTATAAACGTATTCTTGACTACATAAAAGAGAAACATCCAGATTATTACAAGCTTGAATCGCCCAAAACTTCAACATCTATGAATTATAAAATTCCTGGGTTTAAAGGTACGTTTGGCGTCATCCCTTCATTTAGCCGAACTTTCTGCGGTACTTGCAACAGACTTCGAATTTCCGCCACAGGAGACGTAATCACTTGTTTGTATGCTAAACCTAGTATGAACATCCGTGATATTTTACGAAGTAACGATTCAGAAGTAAAGGTCATAGAGCAAATTTTAAAAGCCATAGGAAGCAGGGCGAAAACAGGGTTTGAAGCGCAACAAAAATATCAGGGGGTTTTCGATAACTCAATGACTTCGATTGGTGGGTGA
- a CDS encoding molybdopterin synthase subunit MoaE translates to MKQEITIEIVDHIDASQVYGELSHPNSGGICVFVGAVREFTQNEQVIALEFETYKAMAIKEMRKIAEEAYAKWNLNRVVMRHAVGNKGVEEPVVVVGASSGHRDACFEACRFLIDTLKDRVPIWKKEIFKNKSVWVSATP, encoded by the coding sequence ATGAAGCAAGAAATTACGATTGAAATTGTTGACCACATCGATGCGTCACAAGTATATGGTGAACTTTCACACCCCAATAGCGGTGGTATATGTGTTTTTGTCGGGGCAGTTCGTGAATTTACGCAAAACGAACAGGTCATAGCTCTCGAATTCGAGACCTATAAAGCGATGGCCATCAAAGAAATGCGAAAAATCGCTGAAGAAGCCTATGCCAAATGGAATTTAAACCGGGTGGTAATGCGCCATGCCGTCGGTAACAAAGGGGTGGAAGAACCTGTAGTTGTTGTAGGTGCCTCTTCGGGCCATCGAGATGCATGTTTCGAAGCATGTCGGTTTTTAATCGATACATTAAAAGACCGGGTACCCATATGGAAAAAAGAAATTTTCAAGAACAAATCGGTATGGGTTTCGGCAACACCATAA
- a CDS encoding molybdopterin synthase sulfur carrier subunit produces MEVLLFGIAKDIVGESSFRFDEDDVLPGSVFELKQKLKQSFPELDKLSSLAIAVNSEYAEDEEKLIRGDEIALIPPVSGG; encoded by the coding sequence ATGGAGGTTTTATTATTCGGCATAGCCAAAGACATTGTAGGCGAATCATCTTTTCGATTTGATGAAGACGATGTGTTGCCCGGCTCTGTTTTTGAACTGAAGCAAAAGCTAAAACAATCTTTTCCTGAGTTGGATAAATTGTCTTCTCTGGCCATAGCGGTCAATAGCGAGTATGCCGAAGATGAAGAAAAATTGATTCGAGGAGATGAAATTGCCTTGATTCCTCCGGTTAGTGGTGGCTAA